A genomic stretch from Arachis stenosperma cultivar V10309 chromosome 3, arast.V10309.gnm1.PFL2, whole genome shotgun sequence includes:
- the LOC130968460 gene encoding zinc finger CCCH domain-containing protein 38-like isoform X2 yields the protein MMLNLQESTREREIDRRHMESSYEWDGAHRPNHSGDIPCKFFAFGNCRNGKNCRFSHDSQAFQRPNRSLRDDRTSYYGEHEALDIQKLNDSISSNGRLRDDRCGFKSNMADVDEAWDGPEKNDLGAVVDTENLVEDNTNRISGATEPSFTHRPMNDVLDCRLDKGRVHAQSPFPSAKNDTNYWETQKAGDNMRSTQSINTVIWPGDEKMSPDWKFGVGSFCGTEEKHEQNKQEVTPGQRFNQNAQYLNASSCQVVGQSQMPVSVAASRVGIVEGMQNQEINVEKKYTAEPNIMEAILSQISSRDPLSQNMVSKERLAQLTSISATLAHIIGSAKQLPQLNATSNSHDARDTPLLGKSEGSYSNNKPVFTFAKSDPAVGSQKQYDPICDSIETKDAHANGVPPYFSPIVKVINEAEEIPAPSSKSTRQNLDYSRKTAFPEGPLVKCDHSIQLQLQGENIEINKEKDVVIAEEKQSLQCAKEITKENIPMENMDQTGGTDEAKKTKDVKGVRAFKYSLVEFVKELLKPTWKEGQITKEDYKSIVKKVADKVVGTVQRAHIPQTQEKIDHYLSLSKPKLNKLLQAYVEKAQKA from the exons ATGATGCTGAATTTGCAAG AATCAACTAGAGAAAGGGAAATTGATAGGAGGCACATGGAGAGTTCTTATGAGTGGGATGGTGCGCATCGTCCAAATCACAGTGGGGATATTCCTTGCAAATTTTTTGCTTTTGGCAATTGTCGAAACGGTAAAAATTGCAGGTTTTCTCATGATAGTCAAGCATTTCAGAGGCCTAACAGAAGTTTAAGGGATGATAGGACGAGTTATTATGGTGAACATGAGGCATTGGATATACAAAAATTGAATGATTCGATTAGTTCGAATGGAAGGCTAAGGGATGACAGATGTGGTTTCAAAAGCAACATGGCTGATGTAGATGAAGCTTGGGATGGTCCAGAAAAGAATGACTTGGGTGCTGTCGTTGATACAGAAAACCTGGTTGAGGACAACACAAACAGAATTTCAGGTGCCACAGAGCCGAGTTTCACTCATCGGCCAATGAATGATGTATTGGACTGCCGTTTAGATAAGGGCAGAGTGCATGCTCAATCACCGTTTCCGAGTGCGAAGAACGATACCAACTATTGGGAGACACAAAAGGCTGGAGACAACATGCGCAGTACCCAGTCAATAAATACAGTGATTTGGCCAGGTGATGAAAAAATGTCTCCCGATTGGAAGTTTGGTGTGGGATCTTTCTGCGGAACTGAAGAGAAGCATGAGCAGAATAAACAAGAAGTTACTCCAG GACAAAGATTTAATCAGAATGCTCAGTATCTAAATGCTTCAAGCTGTCAGGTTGTTGGTCAAAGTCAAATGCCAGTTTCCGTTGCTGCTTCAAGAGTGGGAATTGTAGAAGGTATGCAGAACCAGGAAATCAATGTGGAGAAAAAGTACACTGCTGAGCCAAACATCATGGAGGCGATTCTGTCACAAATTAGTTCAAGAGATCCTTTATCTCAGAACATGGTTAGCAAAGAACGGCttgctcaactaaccagcatcTCAGCCACTCTGGCACATATCATTGGTTCAGCTAAGCAGCTTCCACAACTTAATGCTACTTCAAATTCTCATGATGCAAGGGATACTCCTTTACTAGGCAAATCTGAAGGGTCTTATTCTAATAATAAGCCAGTTTTTACGTTCGCCAAGTCAGATCCTGCCGTTGGATCACAGAAGCAGTATGATCCAATTTGTGACAGTATTGAAACTAAGGATGCTCATGCAAATGGCGTCCCGCCATACTTTTCCCCAATTGTAAAAGTTATAAATGAAGCGGAAGAAATTCCAGCACCATCATCTAAGTCAACAAGACAAAATCTTGATTATTCTCGTAAAACTGCCTTTCCAGAAGGACCACTTGTTAAGTGTGACCACTCTATTCAGTTGCAGCTGCAAGGTGAAAATATTGAGATTAATAAGGAGAAAGATGTAGTGATAGCTGAAGAAAAGCAAAGTTTACAATGTGCTAAAGAAATCACGAAAGAGAATATTCCTATGGAAAACATGGATCAAACTGGTGGAACTGATGAAGCCAAGAAAACAAAGGATGTTAAAGGGGTTCGTGCATTTAAATATTCATTGGTGGAGTTTGTTAAGGAGCTGCTAAAACCAACATGGAAAGAAGGCCAAATCACCAAAGAAGATTATAAATCAATTGTGAAGAAAGTTGCTGATAAAGTAGTTGGCACGGTGCAGCGGGCACATATTCCTCAAACGCAAGAGAAAATTGACCACTACCTATCATTGTCAAAACCAAAGCTTAACAAACTTCTACAG GCATATGTAGAAAAGGCACAGAAGGCATAG
- the LOC130968460 gene encoding zinc finger CCCH domain-containing protein 38-like isoform X1, protein MSEPGRKHSSRRDLRDDAEFARSSRSRSPACDFRWDSEVSDRKRMRSGGSTRPCRDFAVGNCRRGSHCHFLHDDNQNYDDGWESRSREDRALRYSAPHEGGDYSLRSGRSNDACINFAKGWCRMGASCKYVHHHDNSDGFREISVAESTREREIDRRHMESSYEWDGAHRPNHSGDIPCKFFAFGNCRNGKNCRFSHDSQAFQRPNRSLRDDRTSYYGEHEALDIQKLNDSISSNGRLRDDRCGFKSNMADVDEAWDGPEKNDLGAVVDTENLVEDNTNRISGATEPSFTHRPMNDVLDCRLDKGRVHAQSPFPSAKNDTNYWETQKAGDNMRSTQSINTVIWPGDEKMSPDWKFGVGSFCGTEEKHEQNKQEVTPGQRFNQNAQYLNASSCQVVGQSQMPVSVAASRVGIVEGMQNQEINVEKKYTAEPNIMEAILSQISSRDPLSQNMVSKERLAQLTSISATLAHIIGSAKQLPQLNATSNSHDARDTPLLGKSEGSYSNNKPVFTFAKSDPAVGSQKQYDPICDSIETKDAHANGVPPYFSPIVKVINEAEEIPAPSSKSTRQNLDYSRKTAFPEGPLVKCDHSIQLQLQGENIEINKEKDVVIAEEKQSLQCAKEITKENIPMENMDQTGGTDEAKKTKDVKGVRAFKYSLVEFVKELLKPTWKEGQITKEDYKSIVKKVADKVVGTVQRAHIPQTQEKIDHYLSLSKPKLNKLLQAYVEKAQKA, encoded by the exons ATGAGTGAACCTGGCAGAAAGCACTCTTCAAGGAGGGATTTGAGAGATGATGCTGAATTTGCAAG AAGTAGCCGGAGTAGGAGCCCTGCATGCGATTTCAGGTGGGATTCAGAAGTCAGTGACAGAAAAAGAATGAGGTCTGGAGGATCAACACGACCATGTAGAGATTTCGCTGTTGGAAACTGCAGAAGAGGCAGCCATTGCCATTTCCTTCATGATGATAATCAAAACTATGATGATGGCTGGGAAAGTAGAAGCAGGGAAGACAGAGCTCTCAGATATTCTGCACCCCATGAGGGTGGCGACTATTCTCTTAGAAGTGGAAGATCTAATGATGCTTGTATTAATTTTGCAAAAGGATGGTGTAGAATGGGAGCATCATGCAAGTATGTACATCATCACGACAATTCTGATGGGTTTCGTGAAATTTCCGTTGCAGAATCAACTAGAGAAAGGGAAATTGATAGGAGGCACATGGAGAGTTCTTATGAGTGGGATGGTGCGCATCGTCCAAATCACAGTGGGGATATTCCTTGCAAATTTTTTGCTTTTGGCAATTGTCGAAACGGTAAAAATTGCAGGTTTTCTCATGATAGTCAAGCATTTCAGAGGCCTAACAGAAGTTTAAGGGATGATAGGACGAGTTATTATGGTGAACATGAGGCATTGGATATACAAAAATTGAATGATTCGATTAGTTCGAATGGAAGGCTAAGGGATGACAGATGTGGTTTCAAAAGCAACATGGCTGATGTAGATGAAGCTTGGGATGGTCCAGAAAAGAATGACTTGGGTGCTGTCGTTGATACAGAAAACCTGGTTGAGGACAACACAAACAGAATTTCAGGTGCCACAGAGCCGAGTTTCACTCATCGGCCAATGAATGATGTATTGGACTGCCGTTTAGATAAGGGCAGAGTGCATGCTCAATCACCGTTTCCGAGTGCGAAGAACGATACCAACTATTGGGAGACACAAAAGGCTGGAGACAACATGCGCAGTACCCAGTCAATAAATACAGTGATTTGGCCAGGTGATGAAAAAATGTCTCCCGATTGGAAGTTTGGTGTGGGATCTTTCTGCGGAACTGAAGAGAAGCATGAGCAGAATAAACAAGAAGTTACTCCAG GACAAAGATTTAATCAGAATGCTCAGTATCTAAATGCTTCAAGCTGTCAGGTTGTTGGTCAAAGTCAAATGCCAGTTTCCGTTGCTGCTTCAAGAGTGGGAATTGTAGAAGGTATGCAGAACCAGGAAATCAATGTGGAGAAAAAGTACACTGCTGAGCCAAACATCATGGAGGCGATTCTGTCACAAATTAGTTCAAGAGATCCTTTATCTCAGAACATGGTTAGCAAAGAACGGCttgctcaactaaccagcatcTCAGCCACTCTGGCACATATCATTGGTTCAGCTAAGCAGCTTCCACAACTTAATGCTACTTCAAATTCTCATGATGCAAGGGATACTCCTTTACTAGGCAAATCTGAAGGGTCTTATTCTAATAATAAGCCAGTTTTTACGTTCGCCAAGTCAGATCCTGCCGTTGGATCACAGAAGCAGTATGATCCAATTTGTGACAGTATTGAAACTAAGGATGCTCATGCAAATGGCGTCCCGCCATACTTTTCCCCAATTGTAAAAGTTATAAATGAAGCGGAAGAAATTCCAGCACCATCATCTAAGTCAACAAGACAAAATCTTGATTATTCTCGTAAAACTGCCTTTCCAGAAGGACCACTTGTTAAGTGTGACCACTCTATTCAGTTGCAGCTGCAAGGTGAAAATATTGAGATTAATAAGGAGAAAGATGTAGTGATAGCTGAAGAAAAGCAAAGTTTACAATGTGCTAAAGAAATCACGAAAGAGAATATTCCTATGGAAAACATGGATCAAACTGGTGGAACTGATGAAGCCAAGAAAACAAAGGATGTTAAAGGGGTTCGTGCATTTAAATATTCATTGGTGGAGTTTGTTAAGGAGCTGCTAAAACCAACATGGAAAGAAGGCCAAATCACCAAAGAAGATTATAAATCAATTGTGAAGAAAGTTGCTGATAAAGTAGTTGGCACGGTGCAGCGGGCACATATTCCTCAAACGCAAGAGAAAATTGACCACTACCTATCATTGTCAAAACCAAAGCTTAACAAACTTCTACAG GCATATGTAGAAAAGGCACAGAAGGCATAG